The DNA sequence GGGGCATGAAAGTCAAAGAAATCAACTTGAGACTGATGTGAATCAAGGGAATTTGGCGCATGCGTATCTTTTTTATGGGCCGTCAGAAGTTGGTAAATTCAGGCTTGCGAAGACTTTTGCAAATATCCTTCAATGTTCAAATGGGCTTTGTGGCAAATGCTCGACGTGTGTTCAAATAGATAAAAATTCTCACTATGACACTTTGGCGATGATTGATAATGGAAAGAGTATAAAGATTGATGAGATCAAGAGTTTGATTTGGAAATTGTCGACGACCGGCCAGAGCAATTATAAAATTGTGATGATTGAAGATATTGAGCGGATGACTTTGCCATCTGCGAACTGCCTCCTCAAAACACTTGAGGAGCCGGATGAAAAAACGATATTTTTGCTTACTACAAATGACATAACGAATGTTCTGGACACTATAAAATCGCGTTGTAGATTGGTTAAATTTTCACAAGTGACAAATGAGGCATTGGATGAGTATTTAAAAAAAACCGGAGTCGTTGTGGATGAACAAACATGTCTTAGGGCAAAGACTTTTGCATTTGGTTCTATAGGGAAATTTTTTAGACTTATAAATAATCAGGATGATCTGCGCGAAACCAAAGAACTTTATGATGTTTTGGTTAATCTGTTGCAGGGAGGGTCTGTTAGTTCAAAATTTAACTTTATAAAGAAAATATCTGAGGATAAGCTAAAATCGAGAAAAATGCTCGAAATGCTGACTCACATAATGCGTTCAATGCTACTTGCAAAAACCGGGCAAGGTGCACACTTAACTGAACTACCTGAACTTACTTCAGATTTCTCAGTCGAACATTTACTTACACTCATCGAGAAGATAGAATCTCTGAAGCAACAATTGGATTACAATGTTAACACCAAGCTACTACTTGAGAATATTTTACTAGAGACTTAAATATGACAATAGGATTAATAATAGCGGGAATTAGTTTTATACTTTTGCTTATGATTTACAATCATAGGAAGAAGCTTTTTATCAAAAGTCATGACCTATACAAGCAGATGCAAGCTGAAGAAAGGGCCAAGGTGCGAGCGCGTGAGCTTGGCCAAATAGACGATGCATCAATCGAAGGGAGGGGGCGCATTGCAAACGAATCACACATAAAATCACTACTTCACAAGGTCGAATATCATTTTGATAATAATGAAGTGGATGATGCTGAGGCATGCGTGGTCGAACTTTTGGAGCTAAGCGGCAACGACCCACATATCCAACACCAAATGGGAATCGTGCATATCAAAAGACATGACTGGGAGAAGGCGGAAGCTCTATATAAGGAGCTGACGAAGCTCAAATTGGACGCGAAACACTTTGTGAATCTAGGGGAAGTCTTGCTCATGCAAGAGAAGCTTGAAGAGGCTCTGGATGCTTACCTATATGGTCTTGAAATGAATCGTGATTATGCCGAGAATTTCATGCAAGCAGGTTACGTATACGAAAAATTAGGACACCCAAAAGAAGCCAAAGAAATGTACGAAAAAGCCTTCGAAATTGAACCTGAAAACATCGAACTTCGAACTTACATAGAAAATCTGTAAAATCTCCAAATTATCAATTAACAAAAATACTATGAAACTGGGAATTATCATCAGTCAAAAAAATCCGGAAACAAATTGGAACGCTTTACGTTTAGCAAATTTTGCTCTCAAGCAAGGCGACGAAGTTAAAATTTTCCTGATTGGAGAAGGTGTAGAGTATGAAACGGGCAGTTCGGAAAAATTCAACCTCCAAGAACAAATAGCAGAATTTTTAAAATCTGAAAATGCTAAAATTTTGGCATGTGGCACTTGTTTAAAATCGAGGAATAAAGAAGCTACCAATACATGCCCGATAAGCACAATGAAAGATCTATATGCGCTTGTTCAAGAAAGCGATAAAATTTTAACTTTTTAATCTTAAATCTTATGAAAAAAATACTTACGCTCGCAATCTTAATTTTTGCGTTCAGTCTTTCTGTCCCTCTGCTCTCATTTGCGGAAGGCATGATGGATTTTAATAACACGTCAACGCAAAACGATGATGGACATACCGCTCGCGAAGAAGCCGAGGGAAAGGAAGTCCGGGGCAAACTTCAAGCTGGCGAATTAAAATGTGAAGATTTATCCGATGAAAATTTTGGTGCGCTTGGCGAATACTTTATGGGTCAAATGACCGGTGATTCGCACGAGGCAATGAATAACATGATGATCGCTATGCTCGGCGAAGAAGGTGAAGAAGAAATGCACGTCGCAATGGGAAAAAGAATGAGCGATTGTGAACCAAACGCAGCCATGCCCCAAAACATGATGATGGGCGGTGGCATGATGGGCGACTGGTCGAACTCATCGGCATTAAATAATAATTTAACTAACCCTATGTCTATGATGAACTTTGGTTTTGCGCCTTTTGCCGGATTCGGCTGGGTGTTTATGATCCTTTGGTGGGTCTTAATCATCGCCGGTATCGTTGCCTTGGTAAAATGGATAACCGGTCAAAATAAGACTGAAAGTGAAAATAACAAAACTGCCCTGGATATCCTCAAAGAGAGATACGCAAAAGGCGACATCAACAAAAAAGAGTTTGAAGAAAAGAAAAAAGATTTAAAATAACTGCTTATTTTCTGACTTTCAAAAGTGTGCGGCCGCACACTTTTAGGCTCATATAATAGCTCAAACAAGCCATTTTCATTTTCAAACTCATCATTCGTCAACTCACCTTTATCGGCATGCGAATGTGAAGGAGAAGGCGAGGTTCCAACATGCGAACGAAAGTACCGAAAAGTACCTCTGCTTCTCCGTCTGCGCCCACACGTCAAAGTCTGCCCGGGCAGACTTTTTCATTCATTTAATGGCGGAGGGAGGCCATTTTGATTTCAAAAAAGTTGAGGAGGAAAAGATAGACTTCCCAGAGGATGAAGGGGAAGGTTGGTTTTAAGAACGAAGGGAAAGATCGGTTTTAAGGACGAGCGGAATGATAAAGATTGCCTCCGCCACAAAATTTTCCCCGGGGAAAAAGTGATTGAGTTGGGCTTGTATAAGCCATTTTAGTATTTCCTTGTTGGATTGTACCCTCATTTTGTTCTGACGAATTGTTTTGTGATAATAACTTATTCAGACAGCCAAAAGGTTCAAGACATTCTACGGAGTTAAATCTGAGGACAGTTTGAGAAAAACCTTAAAAATACTCTTTTACTCAACAATGGAAACTAATTCGCTGATACTTACACGATGACACCCACAGGTTTTTGAAACAGTTTCTCGGTTTTAACTTTGAATCTGGGTACTCTATGTGCTAAAATAACACGATATATAAAATATAAATAATACAAAATGGACTGGAATATAATAAAAAACATATTTATTAGCGTTATCTATATAATACTATACGTGAATTCAGCTCAATATGTATTTGCGGCGTCTGTTACATGGGATGGTGATGACGGAGATTTGACATGGAGTACGTGTACCAACTGGTCTTCCGATGCCTGTCCAACAACAGGAGATGACGTGACGATTGATGCAAACGCGGCCGTGCTTTTGACGGCTGCACCGGGCGTCACGCTTGGGAGTATCACGCTCGGTAACAGCGGAGGTACAACAACGCCGTCACTTGTTTTTAAATACAACGCGCTCGGTGGCACGGCGCTTACAACGAGTGGTAACGTAACGGTTTATGACGGAGCCAATATTACACATCAACCTGCTGGTACAACTGCAGAAACAACATATACTGTTAGTATGGTTGTTGGAGGTGATATGACGGTGAGTGCAACTGGTACGGTTAATGTATCGAATAATGGTTGCCAAGGAAGAGACGCTGGAGTTACCACCAGCGGTTTTGGTCCTAACGGTTCTAATGTTTGTACATTGAACACAGCAGGATATACAGCGGGCAAAAAGGGGAGCGGGGGCGCGGGACATGGTGGTGCTGGAGGATCTGGTGGACACTCAGTTGTGAACGATGTTGGCGCAGGGGGAACAACATATGATACGGCATTGAATCCTGTTATGTACGGATCATCTTCAGGTACTTATGGTTACGCAGCAGGTGCGCATGGAGGGGGTGTTGTGCGTCTCTCAGTCACGGGCACATTAACCATCAACGGAACTATTTCTGCAAATGGAGGCGTTGGAGATATTGCATATGGAGATAATGCGACAGGTGGAGGCGCCGGAGGGTCTATTAATATCACCACCGGAACCATCGCTGGTACGGGATCGATTGTTGCTGTTGGAGGAGCTGGAGCGAATAACTTAACAGGAGACGGGGGAGGTGGAGGAGGTGGAATGATTTATCTCGGCTACTACAACACGGATGTTGATAATTTACCAGGAACACTCAGCGCATCTGGAAATGCGACAGGGGGTGCTAAGGGGGGCGGTGCCGATCAGACATACGGTCCGCAAGCAGACGGATCGAACGGAAGCGTGAATACCATTCAGCTTCTTAGCTTTAACTCAGCGACAACGTCTGTTTCAAGCGGTACGTCCGTTGATAGGTTGACGATTGTTTTCAATCAAAACGTGACAGTTAGCGATCCAAATGGCGTTGCAGATGGTTTGGACTCCATTACACTCAGCCAATGTTCGGTTGCAAGTGATTTTGATGGTAGTGCGGTAACCGGAACTGACACGCTTGTTTTGAGCGTGGATTGTAGTGTGGATGCACCAAATGATACAAGTATCACAATAGATCCAACGTATGCAACCGGAGGTACGACATCAATTGTGGACGATGCGACATCCACGGAAATGGCGAATGCGACCACCGTGACAGGTGATGATGGAGCTGCTCCGGTATTTGTCTCAGCAGTAACAACTTCAACGACTAATATACAAATAACAATGTCTGAATCGATTGATTCAGTCACATTTGGTGAGGCGGGAGCATGGACAGCTACTGGAATCACTTCTTCTAATGTTGCTATCAACGGAGGGGATGCAAGTATACTTGATTTGACTGTTGGAACACTTGGTCTTGGCTTCACAGCTGCAGACCTTGCCTTCACAGCAGGGATGACAGCTAGTGCTATCTTAGACGCTGCAGGAAATTCAGTCTCATCATTCTTAAGTAAAGCAGTTGCAGATGGACTTGATCCTGATGCACCTGGTTCATTTGCAAAAAGTAGTGGTTCCGGAACAACTGCCGATATGACGTGGACTGCTACATCTGATACAAATTTCAATCACTACGAAATCTGGTATGGGACAAGCCAAACAGATGTACAGAACATGAATGGAACTGCTGTAGAGTGGGACGACACAT is a window from the Candidatus Peregrinibacteria bacterium genome containing:
- a CDS encoding tetratricopeptide repeat protein, with the translated sequence MTIGLIIAGISFILLLMIYNHRKKLFIKSHDLYKQMQAEERAKVRARELGQIDDASIEGRGRIANESHIKSLLHKVEYHFDNNEVDDAEACVVELLELSGNDPHIQHQMGIVHIKRHDWEKAEALYKELTKLKLDAKHFVNLGEVLLMQEKLEEALDAYLYGLEMNRDYAENFMQAGYVYEKLGHPKEAKEMYEKAFEIEPENIELRTYIENL
- a CDS encoding AAA family ATPase — its product is MHNYDWQLAGHESQRNQLETDVNQGNLAHAYLFYGPSEVGKFRLAKTFANILQCSNGLCGKCSTCVQIDKNSHYDTLAMIDNGKSIKIDEIKSLIWKLSTTGQSNYKIVMIEDIERMTLPSANCLLKTLEEPDEKTIFLLTTNDITNVLDTIKSRCRLVKFSQVTNEALDEYLKKTGVVVDEQTCLRAKTFAFGSIGKFFRLINNQDDLRETKELYDVLVNLLQGGSVSSKFNFIKKISEDKLKSRKMLEMLTHIMRSMLLAKTGQGAHLTELPELTSDFSVEHLLTLIEKIESLKQQLDYNVNTKLLLENILLET
- a CDS encoding DsrE family protein — protein: MKLGIIISQKNPETNWNALRLANFALKQGDEVKIFLIGEGVEYETGSSEKFNLQEQIAEFLKSENAKILACGTCLKSRNKEATNTCPISTMKDLYALVQESDKILTF
- a CDS encoding SHOCT domain-containing protein, whose protein sequence is MKKILTLAILIFAFSLSVPLLSFAEGMMDFNNTSTQNDDGHTAREEAEGKEVRGKLQAGELKCEDLSDENFGALGEYFMGQMTGDSHEAMNNMMIAMLGEEGEEEMHVAMGKRMSDCEPNAAMPQNMMMGGGMMGDWSNSSALNNNLTNPMSMMNFGFAPFAGFGWVFMILWWVLIIAGIVALVKWITGQNKTESENNKTALDILKERYAKGDINKKEFEEKKKDLK